GTTATCTATATGGCTGCTGAGACTTTAAATCGTTGGAAAGATGTGAAATTGATGAATGTTGCCATTAGTTTCACTTTGCTCAGCCTTGGATTTATTATTACTTTTATTCAGAGAAAACATTATGACTTTTTGGGTCCTGAGAATTATATTCTAACATTAGAATTTCTGCTGGCTTATCTCTTGATTAGCTTTGTCTTAGCAAAATCTTCTATTCAACCAAAAATCATTCTCCCTGTCTTGCTCTTCTTTGTTACTTTTGAACTGTCGCTTAATTCCTATTATCAAGTTGGAGGAATTGCTAAAGAATGGGTATTTGCCACTCGTTCATCTTATTCTAGTCACCTTGACGAGATTGACAATCTTGTCAATTATTCCAAAAAGGAAAATATTGACTTTTTTAGAACAGAAAGATTGAATCCACAAACGGGAAATGACAGTATGAAATTTAACTACAATGGAATTTCCCAGTTCTCATCTGTTCGAAATACTCAGGCAAGTTCTACTTTAGATAAACTTGGTTTTAAATCAGCAGGAACAAATCTGAATCTCCGTTATCAAAACAACAGTATTTTAATGGATAGTATTTTTGGTGTTCGCTACAATCTATCTGAAACAGATCCTCAAAAATTTGGTTTTCTTCCTGAGAAAACTGAAAAAGAAATGTCTCTCTACCAAAATGATGCTGCACTTGGTTTAGCTTTTCTGACCAATGATGTTTACCATGATGTCAAGTTTACAAATTTGACTTTAGATAATCAGACAGAATTTTTGAATAAATTGACTGGCTTTGATTTTAAATATTATGATAAAGTAGATGCTATAACTACTAATGAAAACATCAAGCAAATTGGTAACAGAGTGACTGTGGATGTTGACAGAGAACATAATACAAGCTTTGCTAGTGTAATCTATACTGTCAATGTACCTGCTAACAGTCAACTATATGTTAATGTTGCTGGGATTGATTTTAGTAATGATGATCAGACAGATGTTGACATTGCTGTCAATAACTTTACAGAACGTTATACAACTAATAATGTTTTTCCTTTCTTTAATGCTGGCTATTTCAGTCAAAGTCAAACAGTATCTATTCGCTTTACATTTCCAGACAATTCGACAGTTTCTTTTGATACGCCAGAATTTTTTGCCGTTAATACTGAGCAATATCAAAATGTCATTCAAAAATTAAAAGAACAGCCCGTTTCCACAACTACTGATTTAAACACAGTAAAAACAAACTATAGAGCGGAAAAGGATACTTCATTATTCTTTACCATTCCTTATGATAAGGGATGGTCAGCCACTCTTAACGGGAAGTCTGTCACACTAAAACGAGCTCAAAACGGCTTTATGAAATTAGATGTGAAAAAAGGAGAAGGAAATGTTGTCCTCACTTTCATTCCTAATGGACTGAAAGAAGGTGGCATTGCCTTCATATCTGGCATAATCTTATTTGTTTGCTATAGTTTTCTACGTAGGAAACAACAGAGAATGTAAATATATCAAAAAAAAAAAAAACAGCTACTTACCAATATAAAAAATAAGGCTCTTCATTAAAATTGTACTGACCCCCAAAAGTTAGACAATTAATTTATCCAAAGGATTTAGTTCTGTATTGAACAGGGCTAAGTCCTTTTAGTTTTGTCTTAATTCGTTTGTTGTTGTAATAAAAAATATAATCCGCAATAGCTTGCTCAAGCTCATCCAGGGGCTGATATGATGTCTCAAGACCATAAAACATCTCAGATTTAAGTATCCCAAAGAAAGATTCCATCATTCCGTTATCAGGACTGTTCCCTTTACGTGACATGGATGGACAAATGCCCTTGTTCTCTAAAAAATGATGATAAGATTGGTGCTGATATTGCCAGCCTTGGTCACTGTGAAGGATTGTTCCACTATATGATTTAGCTGGAAAGGCTTTCTCAAGCATGCTCTGAACTTGTTTCAAATCTGGTGAACGTGACACAGTGAAGTCAATAATCTCGCTGTTGTAACCATCCAACACAGGGGACAAGTAGAGTTTTCCTTCTGCTAAAGCAAACTCTGTCACATCAGTATAACACTTCTCATAAGGTTTAGATGCACTGAACTGACGGTTGATGAGGTTATCAGCCTTTTTACCTATTTCCCCTCTGTATGATGAATACTTGCGTTTGCGGCGGATACGGGCTTTTAAGCCTAACCTCTTCATCAAACGTTGTATTTTTTTGTGATTGACGATAAAACCACGATTTCTTAGTTCCAGATGGATGCGACGATAGCCATAATTGCCATGATGTTCATCATAGATGTCTTGAATGAGCTCCTTTTTTCTCAAGAATAGTATAGCCATTTTTCTTGTATTGCGCAATCCACCTTGAAATCATACTAGAATTTGGTAAGGCATAATCTAAGGATGTCTGTTTCTGAGATTGCCCATCAATCAGAACTTTATCTATTATCTCTTGCTTCAGTTCTGGAGAATAATAACTATTCTTCCCTTTTTGGACAATGGCTAACCCATACCTGTCAATCAGGCGAATCATGTACCTTAGTCCAGAAACATCCACACCAAATCTTTTTGAAAGCTGGTTAAAGCTTAAACTTTGTTTTATGAGCTCATAGATTTGAACCTTGTCTTCATAACTCAATTTCATAAAAATAGCACCCCAATCGTTAGATTTTATGTCTAACTTTTGGGGTGCAGTTCAAATGCTAGTGAAGGCCTTTTTTTGAACAATAAAAAAACACTCACTAGGAGTGTCTCTAGCTCCGGCAGTAGGACTCGAACCTACGACATCATGATTAACAGTCATGCGCTACTACCAACTGAGCTATGCCGGATAATATAGTCCGTACGGGATTCGAACCCGTGTTACCGCCGTGAAAAGGCGGTGTCTTAACCCCTTGACCAACGGACCATATGGTATGCTCCCTTTCAGAACATATTCCATTATATCAGGTTTTTAAGCTTTGTCAACTCTTTTCCCTTTATTTTCGAAAATATCTTTCAGATATTTCACTCTTAAACGAGTGACCGGACAGCGATGATTTTCGTAAAAAATAATTTCTCGATTTTTCTTGTCATAATCAACAATGTTGCCAATATTAACCAGATAAGATTTATGTGGTGAAAAAAATCGTTTAGATTGCTGATCTTTTTCTTGAATATCTGTTATCGTTCCATAAAACTCCTTGAGAAAATTTTTACCGACAATCCGAAGTTTATGAGAGCTCCCTGTCGTTTCGATATACAAAATATCGTTATAAGGCATTCGAACATCATTGCCACGATAACTATATTCAAAATAATCTACCATATTGGTATTTTCAATTAGTGTACTCTTAGTGTAAAGAATACTGTCTTTGATTCTATTTTTAAAAGCATCATTGTTGATATCTTTATCAATAAAATCAAGTGCTGATACTTTATATTTAAAAGTCATAGTAGCAAATTCAGATTTTGAGGTTACAAAAACTATAATGGCATAAGGATTATGATGACGGATAAATTGAGCTACTTCCAGCCCCTTTGTTTCCTCCCCCTTAATGTCAATATCCAAAAAATAAAGCTGGTTAACGTCTCCATTTTCAATATATTTTTTGAATTCTTTGATTTTTCCTGTAACCTGAACCTGGATGTCAATTCCAAGTTCCTCAGCAATTTCTGCTAATGTCGTTTCCATCCTGACTTGATGAGATACGGTATCCTCTAAAACTAACACTTTCATAAATTCTATCTCCTAATTGTTAAAATCTGTGTAAAACTTCTTGGCTCAATTTGTGTATCAAGAGTGATAAATTCATACCTATCTAAAATTTCCTTGATGTTATTCAATCCATAGCCTCTATTTTCTCCTTTAGTTGAAAATTCCGGCTGATAGAGTTCTTCCAAATCCAATTTTCCTTCTTTACGAGAATTTTGAACAACAAAAATGGTTCTATCATCCAGTTGAACCAGAGAAACATGGACAATTTTTTCCAGGCTGTCAATGGCACTCTCAATAGCGTTATTTAATAAAATACTAGCAATTCTGACCAGATCTAACAACTTGATTGGAAGACGTTCCACTTTATCCTTAACTTCAAAAGTCAGCTGAATCTGATGTTCACGCGCTTGAAAGATTGTCTCAGTCATGACACTCCTTAAAGCTGAATCTCCTACATTATTCAAATCAAAAACTGTATATTTATCTGAACGCAAGTTCAAATTTGCATCAGCCAAGACTTCTTGATAAATGTGCTCAATTTCCTTGATATCTCCAGTTTGAATAGCCACTTGCATACTTGTCAGCATGCTAGCATAATCATGACGAAATCCTTTAATTTCATAGTATAATCTCACAATTTCATCAGTATATTCCTGAAGTCGAAGCTGTTCAGATTCTTTTGACGCAAACGCTCTTCTTTCTCGTATTTCTCACGGCTGTCCTTGAATGTCACCAAGGTAGAAAGAAAGGCCAAGAAACAAATAGTAGCAATCATACTGCTAAAACTGTTGAAATGCTTTATATTACTAATCCAGTGAGAGAGATTTAAAATCAGCCAATTCATTGCATATAAACTACTAATCATCAGAATCTGAGATTTAAAGAAACTTCTTTTAAGATAATCTATTCTGAAATCAAAAATATCAATAACCTTTACCATAAAGAACAAGGATATTAAGTTGATACATGTCAGAAACAAACCCATGTACTGAGCTACAAAATCATCTCCTAAAACAGATGAAATAATAACTGAAAAGAAAGTAGTAGAGCTATCAATTGACAAACATAAAAAGAAGGAAAGTAAGAAAGATTGATTTTTTTTAATTTTTTCAACTCTACAAAAATACCAAACTATAAATAGAGGGAGAAAAAATGACAGCGTATAAGATGGAAATGAGATTTCAAATGAAAACACATGCCCTAAAAAAGCAATTATAAACGGAATTATAATCTCAAGACCAAAGCAAACAGCTACAAAAAAGCAAGTATGCTTAATTTTAGTGATTTTTGATAAAATCACTAAAAATGCAGCTACATTAATAAAAGGATTAACAATTAATCCGATTATTTCAAGTGACATAAATTTCCCCCCTAAACTTTTAAAATTCTTATCTTCCAAAAATCCAATCCCATGGATTTGGAACACCTCTTAAATCCCAAAAGATTTGAACAAGTGAATTGCTATTTGCAGCAATTTGAAAAGAATAGATTTTCATAACTATCTCC
This window of the Streptococcus sanguinis genome carries:
- the comE gene encoding competence system response regulator transcription factor ComE yields the protein MKVLVLEDTVSHQVRMETTLAEIAEELGIDIQVQVTGKIKEFKKYIENGDVNQLYFLDIDIKGEETKGLEVAQFIRHHNPYAIIVFVTSKSEFATMTFKYKVSALDFIDKDINNDAFKNRIKDSILYTKSTLIENTNMVDYFEYSYRGNDVRMPYNDILYIETTGSSHKLRIVGKNFLKEFYGTITDIQEKDQQSKRFFSPHKSYLVNIGNIVDYDKKNREIIFYENHRCPVTRLRVKYLKDIFENKGKRVDKA
- a CDS encoding competence protein; the protein is MKIYSFQIAANSNSLVQIFWDLRGVPNPWDWIFGR
- a CDS encoding YfhO family protein — its product is MNHIKEYFKKNWPYFCAFFIPFFIMFFVYLMYGIYWNSETSPLLGDGFHQYVIFDTNLRNILHGTDSIFYTFSSGLGQNFYALSSYYLGSFLSPLVYFFDLKSMPDAVYLFTLIKFGLIGLSTFISIKGIFKKIPALLIITLSTSFSLMSFSVSQLEIKTWLDVFILAPLIVLGLHRLITGKGRVLYFTTLSILFIQNYYFGYMMAIFLVFWYLLQLSWDFKNRIKSLLDFTVVSALAGLTSLIMILPTYLDISTHGETLTKVSSLLTEKSWFLDVFAKNFIGSFDTTKYGSIPMIYVGTFPLILAILFFTLKSVKFHVKLCYFLLIAIFIASFYLQYLDLLWQGMHAPNMFLHRYSWLFSLVVIYMAAETLNRWKDVKLMNVAISFTLLSLGFIITFIQRKHYDFLGPENYILTLEFLLAYLLISFVLAKSSIQPKIILPVLLFFVTFELSLNSYYQVGGIAKEWVFATRSSYSSHLDEIDNLVNYSKKENIDFFRTERLNPQTGNDSMKFNYNGISQFSSVRNTQASSTLDKLGFKSAGTNLNLRYQNNSILMDSIFGVRYNLSETDPQKFGFLPEKTEKEMSLYQNDAALGLAFLTNDVYHDVKFTNLTLDNQTEFLNKLTGFDFKYYDKVDAITTNENIKQIGNRVTVDVDREHNTSFASVIYTVNVPANSQLYVNVAGIDFSNDDQTDVDIAVNNFTERYTTNNVFPFFNAGYFSQSQTVSIRFTFPDNSTVSFDTPEFFAVNTEQYQNVIQKLKEQPVSTTTDLNTVKTNYRAEKDTSLFFTIPYDKGWSATLNGKSVTLKRAQNGFMKLDVKKGEGNVVLTFIPNGLKEGGIAFISGIILFVCYSFLRRKQQRM